One genomic segment of Candidatus Baltobacteraceae bacterium includes these proteins:
- the aroA gene encoding 3-phosphoshikimate 1-carboxyvinyltransferase, translated as MLNAATFAPGPVRGTVSVPGDKSISHRALIAAATIPEPVRIANLNPGRDVRATLEALAALGTRIERDNDDVVVSGARLREPAADLDCMNSGSTARMLLGACAGANVPARFDGDSSLRRRPMEPVAAQLRAFGAKIATTEGRMPVELQGRPQIQTRSFILLSPSAQVKSALLFAGVFAKTAIDISGDRGSRDHTERLLHYLGADVTWDGRNVSLGTTPLSAKPIDVAGDFSAAAFFITAAAIAPGSDVTVCGTGVNPTRTGLLDALRLMGASIELRNERTVAGEPVADVAVRYAPLHAIGVGPELALRAIDEIPLLAVAAAFAEGETSISGIRELRTKESDRIATTQGLLSAVGVETIARADGLTVCCGARSAATAPVSTHDDHRIAMAAAVLACGAGPIAIDSDASIDVSFPNFLTTLAGVRA; from the coding sequence GTGCTCAACGCTGCGACGTTTGCGCCCGGTCCCGTGCGCGGCACCGTTTCGGTTCCCGGCGACAAGTCGATTTCGCATCGCGCTCTCATCGCCGCGGCAACGATTCCAGAGCCGGTTCGCATCGCCAATCTCAACCCCGGGCGTGACGTTCGCGCGACGCTGGAGGCGCTTGCCGCACTGGGCACGCGGATCGAACGCGACAACGACGACGTCGTCGTCAGCGGAGCTCGCTTACGCGAGCCGGCAGCCGACCTCGATTGCATGAACTCCGGATCGACCGCGCGGATGCTCCTGGGAGCCTGTGCCGGCGCGAACGTCCCGGCGCGGTTCGACGGGGATTCGTCGCTGCGACGGCGCCCGATGGAGCCCGTCGCCGCGCAGCTGCGCGCCTTCGGCGCGAAGATCGCGACGACCGAAGGCCGCATGCCGGTCGAGTTGCAGGGCAGGCCGCAGATCCAGACGCGCAGCTTCATCTTGCTCTCGCCCTCGGCACAGGTGAAATCCGCACTGCTGTTTGCCGGCGTCTTTGCGAAAACCGCGATCGATATTTCCGGCGATCGCGGTTCGCGCGATCATACGGAGCGTCTGCTGCACTATCTCGGAGCCGACGTGACCTGGGACGGACGCAACGTCTCCCTCGGAACGACGCCGCTTTCGGCCAAGCCGATCGACGTCGCCGGCGACTTCTCGGCCGCCGCCTTCTTCATCACCGCCGCGGCGATCGCTCCCGGGAGCGACGTCACGGTATGCGGTACTGGCGTCAATCCCACTCGTACGGGCTTGCTTGACGCGCTGCGCTTAATGGGTGCGTCCATCGAGCTGCGCAACGAACGCACCGTCGCCGGCGAACCGGTGGCGGACGTCGCCGTACGATACGCGCCGCTGCACGCGATCGGGGTTGGTCCGGAGCTGGCGCTGCGCGCAATCGATGAGATTCCGCTGCTCGCCGTCGCGGCGGCTTTCGCCGAAGGCGAAACGAGCATTTCGGGTATCCGGGAGCTGCGGACGAAAGAGTCCGATCGCATCGCGACGACACAGGGCTTACTCTCCGCCGTCGGGGTCGAGACAATCGCCCGGGCCGATGGCTTAACGGTCTGCTGCGGGGCGCGATCGGCGGCCACCGCACCGGTGAGTACGCACGACGATCATCGCATCGCCATGGCCGCAGCGGTGCTCGCCTGCGGCGCCGGACCGATTGCCATCGACAGCGACGCGAGCATCGACGTCAGCTTCCCGAACTTCCTAACCACGCTTGCGGGGGTGCGCGCGTGA
- a CDS encoding choice-of-anchor tandem repeat GloVer-containing protein, with amino-acid sequence MRRNASFRRSPLDSVTTRQSLQAAGAEFPYAKAFHAYGVNKRAVRLVPCVLIGILLAACSGQAMSLPSIAPNASPHRAANARYRIVHTFDGASGGANPEAGLIVSNGTFYGTTFNGGAHAGGVVFAVTPSGQERALYSFAGVEDGFNPYTSLTEVDGTLFGDTTSGGGYPCHFHYYASGCGTIFAVSGTGRERILYRFEGTADGATPQVGLVTLGGTLYGAAQYGGGGKKACGEGGCGTIFSITTSGKERTVFTFSGANGSSPLASMIVVNGLLYGTTFSGGANNKGTIFGLAPSGKQRVVYSFKGGKDGAYPWAPLLAQGGSLYGTTLTGGGGKGCRQNLGCGTIFKIDASGKETVVHRFGDGSDGGNPQTGLTYVNGAFYGVAARGGNTCKVGLGCGTLFKMTPSGTFSVLHRFNGGVSDGSAPQGDLLYWNGLLYGTTLSGGSGGCYGSLGCGTIFSVKP; translated from the coding sequence GTGCGCCGCAACGCGTCGTTCAGGCGGTCGCCGCTCGATTCGGTCACAACGCGGCAGTCGCTTCAAGCGGCGGGCGCCGAGTTCCCGTATGCAAAGGCGTTTCATGCGTACGGGGTGAACAAGCGCGCCGTGCGACTGGTGCCGTGCGTTCTCATCGGGATTCTGCTGGCGGCCTGCTCCGGCCAAGCGATGTCGCTGCCTTCGATTGCTCCGAACGCGTCGCCGCATCGGGCCGCCAACGCGCGGTATAGAATCGTGCACACGTTCGACGGCGCCTCCGGCGGCGCTAATCCCGAAGCCGGCCTTATCGTCTCCAATGGAACGTTCTACGGCACGACCTTTAACGGCGGCGCGCACGCCGGGGGCGTGGTCTTTGCGGTGACGCCGTCGGGGCAAGAACGAGCGCTGTATAGTTTCGCCGGAGTGGAAGACGGATTCAACCCATACACGAGTCTGACCGAGGTCGACGGCACGTTATTCGGCGACACGACGTCGGGCGGCGGGTATCCGTGCCACTTTCATTACTATGCAAGCGGATGCGGAACGATTTTCGCCGTAAGCGGTACCGGTCGCGAACGAATCCTCTATCGTTTTGAGGGCACCGCCGACGGCGCGACTCCTCAGGTCGGGCTCGTCACGCTTGGCGGGACGCTATACGGGGCCGCACAATACGGCGGCGGCGGGAAAAAAGCGTGCGGTGAAGGCGGATGCGGAACCATCTTCAGCATCACGACCTCCGGAAAGGAACGCACCGTCTTCACGTTCTCGGGTGCAAATGGTTCCTCTCCGCTGGCCAGCATGATCGTTGTGAACGGGTTACTGTACGGCACGACGTTTAGCGGCGGAGCGAACAACAAAGGCACCATCTTCGGGCTGGCACCGTCGGGAAAACAACGCGTCGTTTACAGCTTCAAGGGCGGGAAGGACGGCGCGTATCCCTGGGCACCGCTATTGGCGCAAGGCGGCTCGCTGTACGGGACGACGCTAACGGGTGGCGGGGGAAAAGGCTGCCGTCAGAATCTTGGATGCGGGACGATCTTCAAAATCGACGCATCCGGCAAGGAGACGGTGGTACACCGTTTTGGAGACGGCTCCGACGGCGGGAATCCGCAGACCGGATTAACCTACGTAAACGGCGCGTTTTACGGTGTGGCGGCGCGGGGCGGCAATACGTGCAAAGTCGGTCTGGGCTGCGGAACGCTCTTCAAGATGACCCCGTCGGGAACGTTTTCGGTTCTGCACCGCTTTAACGGCGGTGTTTCCGATGGTTCCGCTCCGCAAGGCGATTTGTTGTATTGGAATGGTTTGCTGTACGGTACGACCTTGAGCGGCGGAAGCGGCGGCTGCTACGGTTCGCTGGGTTGCGGAACGATCTTCTCCGTAAAACCGTAG
- a CDS encoding acyl carrier protein yields the protein MPMETDEIYRRLTKMLREIFDDETITATPELMADQVAGWDSFAQLRLILTVEKTFSVDFAAAQITSLNNVGDLAALIQSKLQ from the coding sequence ATGCCGATGGAAACGGACGAGATTTACCGGAGGCTGACGAAGATGCTTCGCGAGATCTTTGACGACGAAACGATCACGGCAACCCCGGAACTCATGGCCGATCAAGTCGCCGGTTGGGACAGTTTCGCACAGCTGCGGCTCATCCTGACGGTGGAGAAAACGTTCTCCGTCGATTTTGCAGCCGCGCAAATAACCTCGCTTAATAACGTGGGCGACCTAGCGGCGCTCATTCAATCGAAGCTCCAGTGA
- a CDS encoding amino acid adenylation domain-containing protein, producing MKPYSYNVGLEFGAVARDHARRPALRFPDGREVSYAELDDRVNRFASELIRRGLRRGDVMGIVHTKTLDCFAAMLGALKVGAAYLNLDDLNPAARLEHILSTAAPAFVVAQTVPDSVRDAAAHTGIPTFAFDDPAFARAIEAAPAGEPATCAAVTGSDPAYVMFTSGSTGVPKGAIVTHGNLLSFASWCGMRFGFAPGDFLTNLNPLHFDFSVSDVYGALLNGAAVVPIARETLANPSLVLEQVERSQCTSWGSVPSLVIYLTTLNLLAPDRLPAIRQFIFCGEVYPKPELRKLFAMFGHRSKLINAYGPTECTCFCSAWDIEAGDLEDLEGTVPLGHIAENCSAVVLDDGREVGPGEIGELYVMGPQVGLGYINDFARTQGAFVANPVNARWPERAYKTGDLVRLGQDGRTLVFVGRADNQIKHMGYRIELEEIEAAINRLDGVVQSAVVHKADGSGMKIIVAYVAPDDALTKAELRARLRETLPAYMIPQNFELRKHLPKNANGKVDRVALAAQ from the coding sequence ATGAAGCCGTATTCGTATAACGTCGGGCTCGAGTTTGGGGCGGTGGCCCGCGACCATGCGCGGCGCCCGGCGTTACGTTTCCCCGACGGGCGTGAGGTCTCGTACGCCGAGCTCGACGATCGGGTCAACCGCTTCGCATCGGAGCTTATCCGTCGCGGGCTTCGGCGCGGCGACGTGATGGGGATCGTGCATACCAAAACGCTGGATTGTTTCGCGGCAATGCTCGGCGCACTTAAGGTTGGCGCTGCCTACTTGAACCTCGACGACCTCAATCCCGCAGCCAGGCTCGAGCACATCTTGTCGACCGCGGCGCCGGCGTTCGTCGTTGCGCAGACCGTTCCGGACTCCGTGCGCGATGCGGCGGCCCACACCGGCATTCCCACCTTCGCGTTCGACGATCCGGCGTTTGCGCGTGCTATAGAAGCGGCACCGGCCGGCGAGCCCGCCACGTGCGCGGCGGTAACGGGCAGCGATCCGGCGTACGTCATGTTTACGTCGGGTTCGACCGGCGTGCCTAAGGGCGCAATCGTCACGCACGGCAACCTGTTGAGTTTTGCGAGTTGGTGCGGGATGCGCTTTGGATTTGCGCCCGGCGACTTTCTCACGAATCTCAATCCGCTGCATTTCGACTTTTCCGTGAGCGACGTCTACGGCGCGCTGCTCAATGGAGCCGCGGTCGTTCCAATCGCGCGCGAAACGCTCGCTAATCCCAGCCTGGTGCTCGAACAGGTGGAACGGTCGCAGTGCACCAGCTGGGGCTCGGTGCCGTCGCTGGTGATCTATTTGACGACGTTGAATCTCCTCGCGCCGGATCGGCTGCCCGCGATCCGCCAGTTCATTTTCTGCGGCGAGGTGTATCCCAAACCCGAGCTTCGCAAGTTGTTCGCGATGTTCGGTCACCGCAGCAAGTTGATCAACGCCTATGGACCGACGGAGTGCACCTGTTTCTGTTCGGCGTGGGACATCGAAGCCGGCGATTTAGAGGATCTCGAAGGGACCGTGCCGCTGGGACACATCGCCGAGAACTGTTCTGCAGTCGTGCTTGACGACGGCCGTGAAGTCGGACCCGGCGAGATCGGCGAGCTGTACGTCATGGGACCTCAAGTGGGTTTGGGATACATTAACGACTTCGCGCGAACTCAAGGAGCGTTCGTCGCCAATCCGGTCAACGCGCGCTGGCCGGAGCGCGCATATAAGACGGGTGACCTCGTCCGGTTAGGCCAAGACGGCCGCACCCTTGTTTTCGTGGGGCGCGCTGACAACCAGATCAAGCACATGGGATACCGCATCGAGCTCGAGGAGATCGAAGCGGCTATCAATCGGCTCGACGGGGTCGTGCAGTCGGCGGTCGTTCACAAAGCAGACGGCAGTGGTATGAAAATCATCGTGGCCTACGTCGCGCCCGACGATGCGCTGACGAAAGCGGAGCTTCGCGCGCGGCTGCGCGAGACGTTGCCGGCGTACATGATTCCGCAGAACTTCGAGCTTCGCAAGCACCTCCCGAAGAATGCCAACGGAAAAGTCGACCGAGTCGCTTTGGCCGCGCAATAG
- a CDS encoding methyltransferase domain-containing protein, with product MTESSGDRLNDALRRTSAHLCAAGGVRAEYVTAVTGDRDERVAGFSMTVARAHDGLLAALLEDFNAPHEASAAVRDANPSAARAFSVSVCGTGLRYALLLGDDGWRWGDGHWQQFSLRRGFLPTPNGGSELLDVCRGSSRRIVDALLQHRLVQMGSPYWLQCSDGRVECVAVEFPWYPDPASLTTLASLSRSAPVTAIELDLTQDHVRFFTRLSATLEHVPNELAGFQTAVARSAEVERERFLREVPALDPALPQTVSAPPEIAAFDDASFESWRPVLGEGLHFHFGIFDPSVTDPDDAAMTAALRRSITDLFPFVPEGSTLYDVGCGWGGPLGIWTKERRCRALGLTPSATQYAYIASHGLAVRYGDAEHTMPPGPFDCAVFLESLEYLTHKEELLRTMHAFVKRVVMRVNCAEFPIPSTGLQMSAPSKDELRDLLEVTGWRIVHWADRRGETLPTATVWKRRMQALPPGRDEHLDKLRRWADFVTSNQDIFVRISPHIEVVADRD from the coding sequence GTGACCGAATCGAGCGGCGACCGCCTGAACGACGCGTTGCGGCGCACGAGCGCGCATCTGTGTGCCGCCGGCGGCGTTCGCGCCGAGTACGTAACCGCCGTGACGGGCGATCGTGACGAACGCGTCGCCGGATTTTCCATGACCGTCGCGCGCGCGCACGACGGGTTGCTCGCGGCGCTGCTGGAGGACTTCAACGCTCCGCACGAGGCCTCTGCAGCCGTTCGCGACGCCAATCCAAGCGCCGCGCGCGCATTTTCCGTCTCCGTTTGCGGCACTGGGCTGCGCTACGCGCTTCTTCTCGGCGACGACGGGTGGCGATGGGGCGACGGGCATTGGCAGCAATTCTCCCTACGGCGCGGCTTTCTCCCGACGCCGAACGGCGGGAGCGAACTGCTCGACGTCTGCCGCGGATCGTCGCGCCGAATCGTGGATGCATTGCTCCAGCACCGCCTCGTGCAGATGGGTTCGCCGTACTGGCTCCAATGCAGCGACGGACGAGTCGAATGCGTCGCGGTCGAGTTTCCCTGGTATCCCGATCCGGCATCGCTAACGACGCTGGCTTCGCTTTCGCGCAGCGCGCCCGTCACCGCCATCGAACTCGATTTGACTCAAGACCACGTGCGGTTCTTTACTCGCCTTTCGGCGACCCTAGAGCACGTTCCCAACGAACTCGCCGGCTTCCAGACCGCCGTCGCGCGCAGCGCCGAGGTGGAGCGCGAGCGCTTCTTGCGCGAGGTTCCCGCGCTCGATCCGGCGCTGCCGCAAACCGTTTCGGCGCCGCCGGAAATCGCTGCCTTCGACGACGCCTCCTTTGAATCGTGGCGCCCGGTTCTTGGCGAGGGGCTGCACTTTCACTTCGGTATTTTCGATCCAAGCGTGACCGACCCCGACGACGCGGCGATGACGGCTGCGCTGCGGCGTTCGATTACGGACCTCTTCCCGTTCGTGCCCGAGGGCAGCACGCTGTACGACGTGGGCTGCGGATGGGGCGGTCCGCTCGGTATTTGGACGAAAGAGCGCCGCTGCCGCGCTCTGGGTCTAACGCCGAGCGCAACGCAATATGCGTATATCGCTTCGCACGGCCTAGCGGTTCGTTATGGCGACGCGGAACACACGATGCCGCCTGGACCGTTCGATTGCGCGGTCTTTCTGGAGTCGCTCGAGTATCTAACGCACAAGGAAGAGCTCTTGCGCACGATGCACGCCTTCGTAAAACGCGTCGTCATGCGCGTCAACTGCGCCGAGTTTCCAATTCCCTCGACCGGACTGCAAATGTCGGCGCCGTCGAAAGACGAATTACGCGACCTGCTCGAGGTCACCGGCTGGCGCATCGTGCACTGGGCCGATCGCCGAGGCGAAACGTTGCCCACAGCTACGGTGTGGAAACGCCGGATGCAGGCGCTGCCGCCGGGTCGCGACGAGCATCTCGACAAACTGCGGCGTTGGGCCGACTTCGTAACGTCAAATCAAGACATCTTCGTGCGGATCAGCCCGCACATCGAGGTCGTCGCCGACCGCGATTAG
- a CDS encoding MBOAT family O-acyltransferase, translated as MSVPSLEFLVFCACVAVLLAPSFGPAWRQCVLLVANVAFFATFATGPVSVVPFAVFLIAGFGAMRFVERYKNRWVFYSILVGLTFGLCWLKRYAFVPSTALLANVYLTVGLSYAFFRVVSLVVDAYQNALPARVSLVSYANYTLNFTTFVAGPIQLYPPFRRDEERPARLSAEVAGRATERIVMGLFKVMVASPALLFAHQHALQWSGSALALPARVLDTGLILAIYPAYIYANISGYTDAVIGAARFLGMELPENFNVPFVARGFIEFWGRWHMSLANWFKTYVYSPMLLAMMRRFPSAAAAPTLGVLAYFVTFFLVGVWHGQTWMFVIFGFVNGAGMSGNKLYQLAMTRWMGRVRYQALCAHPAYAAVSSGLTFFWLCLVLVFFWASWTQLGDLVRVAGAPAIGLAVAAVILGFALLYWPAIAIATAAGRILAKTPAGYLRAAGYAAVAVVVVTVAVIFNAPAPQIAYKAF; from the coding sequence GTGAGCGTTCCGTCCCTCGAGTTTCTGGTCTTTTGCGCGTGCGTTGCAGTGCTTCTCGCCCCGTCCTTCGGACCGGCGTGGCGCCAATGCGTCCTCCTGGTCGCCAACGTGGCGTTCTTTGCCACGTTTGCGACCGGGCCGGTTTCCGTCGTTCCGTTTGCCGTCTTCTTGATCGCCGGATTCGGCGCGATGCGATTCGTCGAGCGATATAAGAACCGTTGGGTGTTTTACTCGATTCTCGTAGGATTGACGTTCGGGCTATGCTGGCTCAAGCGCTACGCCTTCGTTCCGTCCACGGCGCTTCTGGCCAACGTGTACCTGACGGTCGGGCTCTCGTACGCGTTCTTTCGCGTCGTGAGCCTCGTGGTGGATGCCTATCAGAACGCGCTGCCCGCGCGGGTGAGCCTCGTTTCGTACGCAAACTACACGCTGAACTTCACGACCTTCGTTGCGGGTCCGATTCAGCTGTATCCGCCGTTTAGGCGAGATGAGGAGCGTCCGGCGCGCTTGAGCGCCGAGGTTGCCGGCCGCGCGACCGAACGCATCGTGATGGGACTGTTCAAAGTGATGGTCGCATCGCCCGCCCTTCTGTTCGCGCACCAACACGCGCTGCAGTGGTCAGGCTCTGCATTGGCATTGCCGGCCCGCGTGCTGGACACCGGTCTGATCCTAGCAATCTATCCCGCGTACATTTACGCCAACATCTCCGGTTATACCGACGCGGTCATCGGAGCGGCCAGATTCTTGGGCATGGAACTGCCGGAGAACTTCAACGTCCCGTTTGTGGCTCGAGGATTTATCGAATTCTGGGGTCGATGGCACATGTCGCTTGCGAACTGGTTCAAGACGTACGTCTACTCGCCGATGCTGCTGGCGATGATGCGCCGGTTTCCGTCGGCTGCCGCCGCGCCGACGCTCGGGGTATTGGCGTACTTCGTCACGTTCTTCCTCGTTGGCGTTTGGCACGGGCAGACGTGGATGTTCGTCATCTTTGGCTTCGTCAACGGCGCGGGTATGAGCGGAAACAAGTTGTACCAGCTGGCGATGACCCGTTGGATGGGCCGCGTCCGCTACCAGGCGCTCTGCGCGCATCCGGCATACGCGGCCGTTTCGAGCGGCTTGACGTTTTTCTGGCTGTGCCTGGTGCTGGTGTTCTTTTGGGCGAGTTGGACGCAACTGGGCGATCTCGTTCGCGTGGCGGGAGCACCCGCGATTGGGCTTGCCGTGGCGGCGGTCATACTCGGTTTTGCGTTACTGTACTGGCCTGCGATAGCGATAGCCACCGCCGCCGGACGAATCTTGGCGAAGACGCCGGCAGGGTATCTGCGGGCGGCCGGGTACGCGGCCGTAGCGGTGGTCGTGGTAACGGTTGCGGTCATCTTTAACGCTCCGGCTCCGCAGATCGCGTATAAAGCTTTCTAA